CTACCCGATCTTCGGCCGGCGCACGCACCGCAAGCTCCTGGTCATCGACGGCAAGATCGCCTACACCGGCGGGTTCTGTTTCGAGAAGCGCTGGCTGGGAAACGCCCGCGACAAGACCGAGATTCATGACAGCGCGGTGCGCGTCACCGGCCTGGTCGTGTCACAGATGCAGGCGGTTTTCTGCGAGGACTGGACGTTCACGACCGGCGAGATCCTCGCCGGCGACGTCTTCTATCCGAAAACGGCGCCGGCCGGATCGATGGAATCCCAGGCGGTCAAGACCTCCAAGGGCGACGCTTCGTCCCTGCCGAAGATGCTCTATTTCATGGCAATCCAAGCCGCCCGCAAGAGCATTCACATCCAGAACTCCTACTTTCTCCCCGACCGGCAGATTCGCAAGGCGCTGATCGCGGCGGCGAACCGGGGCGTCGACGTGAAGGTGATCGTTCCCGGCAGGCACATCGACTTCCCGCCGGTCCGCCTCGCCTCCCGCTTTCACTACGGCCCCCTCCTCCAGGGAGGAGTCAAGATTTACGAGTACCGGCCGTCGATGATCCACTCCAAGACTTTGATCGTCGACGGCATCTTCTCGACCATCGGCTCGATCAATCTCGACGTGCGCTCGATGTCGAAGAACGCCGAAGTGAGCCTGTCGTTCTACGACCGCTCGTTCTCGGGGGCGATGGAGGCGATGTTCCAGAGGGATCTGAAGATCAGCGAGGAGATCACGTACGAAGGCTGGAAGCACCGCGGCGTGGCCACCCGCTTCTTCGAGCTGCTGTCGGGGATGTTCGAGCCGCTGTATTGAGCCGGCAAGGCTGACCCGCAAGCCCGCGCCGTCGCCGCCTACGCTTCGGGCAGCTCGGTCACCGCATCCGTCACCCTCACCCCGCGCCTGGCGTACTCGGCGAGGAAAGCCTCGACCAGGCGCCCGCCTCGGCGGCCAGCAGCTCCAGCGGGAACACCCCGGGCTTCCGGGCATTGACACCATACTCCGGACTCCGAAAATCCTGCCTGGGCGCCGGGTGCCGGTGAAACGCCCTCCGGCCGGGCCCGGCGCGGTGAAACTTTTCCCAAAACCAGCGGTATTAACAGCATCGTCAGGGTTTGCGGTGACTTGGCGGAACCGTGTCGCGGGTGAGGGTGTCGGGAGCCCGTTGGACCGCATCATGACCCGGAGAACACGCCGGAGCGCCGGCCCCGCCGGCTCAAGGGGGAAAACGTGCAAACGCTGTTGCTGGACCTGCGCTACGCGTTTCGCGTGCTGCGCAAGCGCCCTGCGTTCGCGTCGATCGCCATCCTCACCCTGGCCCTGGGCATCGGCGCCAACACGGTGATGTTCACCGTGGTGCACGCCGTCCTGCTCCGCCCGCTGGGCTTCCGCGATGCCGCGCGGCTGATCCTGGTGGCCGAGAAGAACGACTTCAACACCATCACCGTGTCGTACCAGAACTACCTGGATTGGCGCGACCAGAGCCATTCGTTCGACGGGCCGTTGCAGGCGACGCAAGGCGCCAACACGACCCTCACGGGCGCCGGCGAGCCGGAGCGCCTGAGCCTGCGGCGGATCACTGCGGGCCTCCTGCCAATGCTCGGGGTGACCCCCGTGATCGGGCGCGGCTTCACGGAAAGCGACGATCGCGCCGGCGCGCCGGCGGTGGCGCTGCTCAGCTACGGCTTGTGGCAGAGGCGTTTCGGCGGGTCCGCGGACGTGCTCGGAAAGAGCCTCGCTTTCGACGCGCAACCCTGCACCATCGCTGGAGTGCTCCCCCGGGGATTCGAGATCCTCCAGCCGGCGGAGGTGTTCGTTCCGTTCCATCCTTGGGCGTCGACGCTGCCCGACGATCGCAACTGGCACCCCGGCATCGTCGCGGTGGGCCGGCTCAAGGCCAGCGTGTCGCGCGAGCAGGCGCGCGCCGAAATGGTCGCCATCACCAAGGGTCTCGAGCAGCAATACCCGGACTACAACACCGGCATCAGCGCCGACGTGGTCGGGCTGCAGGACCAGATGGTGAAGAACGTCCGGCCGGCGCTCTGGATCCTCCTCGGCGCCGTGAGCTTCGTGCTCCTGATCGCCTGCGCCAACGTCGCGAACCTGCTGCTGGCGCGCGCCGCCTCCCGCGGCCGGGAGGTCGCCATCCGGACTTCCATGGGCGCCAGCCGCGCGCGCCTCGTCCGCCAGCTGCTCACCGAGAGCGTGTTGCTCGCGCTCACGGGCGGGGCGATCGGGCTGTTCTTCGCCTGGATCTCCCTGGACGCGCTGCTCAA
This sequence is a window from Candidatus Polarisedimenticolia bacterium. Protein-coding genes within it:
- a CDS encoding phospholipase D-like domain-containing protein, whose translation is MTRRLPSILVLAAVLAQGGCAILPHFAGQRNQYQFQPPFPVEDPQFRRSLDNIGGVIVGGNSAVLLENGDGFFPAMLKDIREAKVSVNLEAFIYKPDEVGRQFADAMIEASRRGVEVRLMVDAQGSKLGSLRKELEAAGVICRDYRPASRYPIFGRRTHRKLLVIDGKIAYTGGFCFEKRWLGNARDKTEIHDSAVRVTGLVVSQMQAVFCEDWTFTTGEILAGDVFYPKTAPAGSMESQAVKTSKGDASSLPKMLYFMAIQAARKSIHIQNSYFLPDRQIRKALIAAANRGVDVKVIVPGRHIDFPPVRLASRFHYGPLLQGGVKIYEYRPSMIHSKTLIVDGIFSTIGSINLDVRSMSKNAEVSLSFYDRSFSGAMEAMFQRDLKISEEITYEGWKHRGVATRFFELLSGMFEPLY